A section of the Hevea brasiliensis isolate MT/VB/25A 57/8 chromosome 17, ASM3005281v1, whole genome shotgun sequence genome encodes:
- the LOC110643072 gene encoding uncharacterized protein LOC110643072 encodes MHLFQYSLFHLRDTLILDSATVAMKISLLVFFYLLTAAMYFFSCNISVSSPSVIFLTGRRSMKEQRMLPLHINGQEKNKVLDEDAKQMTIHEHAREHQHLSNNDLDLVYHIDYHGVTTHPIPTPKHPRP; translated from the exons ATGCATTTGTTCCAGTACAGCCTCTTTCATCTCAGGGATACTCTAATCCTTgattcagccacagttgcaatgAAAATTTCACTTCTTGTTTTCTTCTATCTCCTTACAGCTGCTATGTATTTTTTTTCCTGTAACATCTCCGTTTCTTCTCCTTCTGTGATCTTTCTTACAGGAAGGAGATCAATGAAAGAACAGAGAATGTTACCACTCCACATAAATGGACAAGAGAAAAACAAG GTTCTTGATGAAGACGCAAAGCAGATGACAATCCATGAACATGCCAGAGAACATCAGCATCTCAGCAACAATGATTTAGATCTTGTTTACCACATTGACTACCATGGTGTGACAACTCATCCAATTCCCACCCCAAAACATCCCAGACCATAG
- the LOC110643081 gene encoding glutaredoxin-C4 produces MAAARIRVSSILAITVIAASLSLASTTTPQVDFVKKTVSSHKIVIFSKSYCPYCRRAKAVFEELKEVPHVVELDQRDDGQDIQDALSKIVGRRTVPQVFINGKHIGGSDDTVEAYKSGELAKLLGIAGKDDL; encoded by the exons ATGGCGGCGGCGAGGATAAGAGTATCATCAATCTTGGCAATAACAGTAATTGCAGCCTCTCTCAGTTTGGCATCTACCACCACTCCTCAGGTTGATTTTGTGAAGAAAACCGTATCTTCCCACAAGATCGTCATCTTCTCCAAGTCCTATTGCCC ATACTGTAGGAGGGCTAAAGCTGTTTTTGAAGAATTGAAGGAGGTACCACACGTTGTTGAGCTAGATCAGAGAG ATGATGGGCAGGACATTCAAGATGCCCTGAGTAAAATTGTTGGTAGGCGTACAGTTCCTCAAGTTTTCATAAATGGAAAGCACATTGGTGGCTCTGATG ATACAGTTGAAGCTTATAAAAGTGGAGAACTGGCTAAGCTTCTAGGTATTGCTGGTAAGGATGATCTCTGA
- the LOC131168763 gene encoding uncharacterized protein LOC131168763, which yields MQFRRARAAEEEMEKAEKSKKRCGKRKISKSETSSIVMDNADTIFALMLAALCNHGNGPNSQSLLKTYLNQLYAFLFSKSLNSIPLSILALFPVLLSSKCPDIACRSAKIVGATSLLSLEMNERIALDSEIVKVLILALGSSSRKVSVAACNALLDLSTTTVGTLRLLEFSALEKLMIKFLQVRFSSTLIFLCNEDNRSVACVKIAFKEDTHILSILHAAISLINTCNLERLEKVPRNLSETFLAFLKRLWTKVHSQMLLGNPLIFIPERKLCISNITINNLAESIFRLSSSVNQFAPLPSLLVKRRIFGLSEDSFETFMLRDWEVSPFIVRRPSTSLVEDDIFSSFTKSLNYKESSYSFISSMLQSFISCLPIGSDELDILNFLEEVRNELGCPIIYQQDLRVLRTEKQSKREMHFFPENLDPCCIMTPNFFSIDDIMKCEEACKEGYTIAIRGMEFRFASIAAVADTLASLFGQPSVGANMYVTPPNSQGLACHCDDHCVFVCQLFGNKQWTVFSQPNYQLPRLYDPLDSQQYLDGENSFSVCRKFFLREGDVLYVPRGFAHEACTDDSVSGELARFSVHITFGIEVEPRFEWAGFAHVALQRWNQNKKKPDPALVEPSSGLFNVITVNLLHAMIELIGASDPTFRKACLVGALSLPLDRRDWLYCNQKTIFNYLINKINLESWFLEALRMVEVAIEKKDLFQGMRWLHLLNNETETIQGHGWNTPLMEIENLFPAYIQHQDLAEAAFMQIKTKFCDEVSFEDVVDSYKMLFEKYKKARKQYVNGMLSLHCN from the exons ATGCAATTCAGGAGGGCAAGAGCGGCAGAAGAAGAAATGGAGAAGGCAGAAAAGAGCAAGAAGAGGTGCGGCAAAAGGAAGATAAGCAAATCTGAAACTTCTTCCATTGTCATGGACAACGCTGACACCATCTTTGCGCTCATGCTAGCAGCCCTCTGCAATCATGGAAACGGACCCAATTCTCAATCTCTTCTTAAAACATACCTAAATCAATTGTACGCCTTTCTCTTCTCAAAATCCCTGAATTCTATTCCCCTTTCCATCCTCGCTTTGTTCCCTGTCCTTCTCAGTTCTAA GTGTCCAGACATTGCGTGTCGGAGCGCAAAGATTGTGGGGGCCACTTCGCTATTGTCCTTAGAAATGAATGAGCGAATTGCTTTAGATAGCGAAATTGTGAAGGTTTTAATCTTGGCTTTAGGGAGTTCCAGTAGGAAAGTTTCAGTGGCTGCATGTAATGCTCTTTTGGATTTGTCCACCACTACCGTTGGAACGCTGCGTTTATTGGAGTTCTCTGCTCTAGAGAAGCTTAT GATTAAATTTCTTCAGGTTCGGTTTTCTTCAACATTGATTTTTTTGTGCAATGAGGACAACAGAAGTGTAGCTTGTGTCAAGATAGCATTTAAAGAAGATACACATATACTATCAATTCTCCATGCTGCAATATCTCTAATTAACAcctgcaaccttgagcgattgGAAAAGGTCCCAAGGAATCTGTCTGAAACTTTCTTGGCATTTTTGAAAAGGCTGTGGACAAAAGTACATAGTCAAATGTTACTTGGTAACCCTTTGATATTTATTCCGGAGAGAAAATTATGTATAAGCAATATTACGATTAACAATCTCGCAGAAAgcatttttaggctttcaagtagTGTCAATCAATTTGCTCCCTTGCCATCTCTTTTGGTCAAAAGAAGGATTTTTGGTTTGAGTGAGGATAGTTTTGAAACTTTCATGTTACGCGACTGGGAGGTATCACCCTTTATTGTGAGAAGACCCTCAACATCTTTGGTTGAGGATGACATTTTTAGTTCATTTACAAAATCTCTGAACTATAAAGAATCAtcttattcatttatttcttcgatGCTTCAGAGTTTCATTTCTTGTCTGCCTATTGGTTCAGATGAATTAGACATCTTAAATTTCCTGGAGGAGGTAAGAAATGAATTGGGCTGCCCTATAATCTACCAGCAGGACCTACGGGTACTAAGAACAGAGAAACAATCAAAAAGGGAGATGCATTTCTTTCCTGAGAATTTAGATCCATGTTGCATTATGACTCCCAATTTTTTCTCCATTGATGATATTATGAAGTGCGAAGAAGCATGCAAAGAGGGTTATACAATTGCCATAAGAGGCATGGAGTTTCGCTTTGCAAGTATTGCAGCTGTGGCAGACACCTTAGCATCTTTGTTTGGTCAACCATCAGTAGGTGCAAATATGTATGTGACACCACCTAATTCTCAGGGATTGGCTTGTCACTGTGATGACCACTGTGTGTTTGTGTGCCAACTCTTTGGAAATAAGCAATGGACAGTTTTTTCTCAACCAAATTATCAGCTGCCTCGCTTGTATGATCCTCTTGATAGTCAACAGTATTTGGATGGTGAGAATTCATTCTCTGTTTGCAGAAAGTTCTTTCTAAGGGAAGGTGATGTTTTGTATGTTCCAAGGGGCTTTGCTCATGAGGCATGTACAGATGATTCTGTTTCTGGTGAACTTGCAAGATTTTCCGTACACATCACATTTGGAATTGAGGTGGAACCTCGTTTTGA GTGGGCAGGATTTGCACATGTTGCACTTCAACGTTGGAACCAGAACAAAAAAAAGCCTGATCCTGCTTTGGTTGAGCCATCGTCTGGACTTTTTAATGTGATTACTGTGAATCTGTTGCATGCTATGATTGAGTTAATTGGTGCTTCTGATCCTACCTTCAGGAAGGCTTGCCTGGTTGGTGCACTGTCTTTGCCATTGGACAGGAGGGATTGGCTTTATTGTAACCAGAAAACCATATTCAACTATCTGATCAATAAAATTAACCTGGAATCGTGGTTCTTGGAAGCCCTCAGGATGGTGGAAGTAGCAATTGAAAAGAAAGATCTTTTTCAGGGGATGAGGTGGCTTCATCTTCTTAATAATGAGACAGAAACCATCCAAGGACATGGTTGGAATACACCTTTAATGGAAATTGAAAATCTGTTTCCAGCATACATTCAGCACCAAGACCTGGCAGAAGCTGCATTCATGCAAATTAAAACCAAGTTCTGTGATGAGGTATCATTTGAGGATGTGGTCGATAGCTATAAAATGCTATTTGAGAAGTATAAGAAGGCAAGAAAGCAATATGTGAATGGAATGCTTTCACttcattgtaattaa